In Anaerolineales bacterium, a genomic segment contains:
- the def gene encoding peptide deformylase, translating to MTVREIVALPQAILRHKAHKVSDFGPGFQSLVDDMVETMRQAPGVGLAAPQVDESLRLAVIEFGDEEDEEVPPKLYVIANPQITRTSSDTLVGTEGCLSIPGIQGDVERFAAVTVKGLNRQGKPMTVKAKGWLARIFQHEIDHLDGILFVDRAEKVWQAAEHQGQVSPDRV from the coding sequence ATGACTGTCAGAGAAATTGTTGCACTCCCGCAGGCCATCCTGCGGCACAAAGCTCATAAAGTAAGTGATTTTGGACCCGGCTTCCAATCGCTTGTGGATGATATGGTGGAAACCATGCGCCAGGCGCCTGGTGTCGGCCTGGCTGCCCCTCAGGTGGACGAGTCCCTCCGCTTAGCCGTGATCGAATTTGGTGATGAAGAGGACGAGGAAGTGCCGCCGAAACTCTATGTGATAGCCAACCCCCAGATCACACGCACATCTTCCGATACGCTGGTGGGCACTGAAGGCTGCCTGTCTATCCCAGGCATCCAGGGGGATGTGGAACGCTTTGCTGCAGTCACGGTGAAAGGCTTGAACCGCCAGGGCAAACCGATGACGGTCAAGGCCAAAGGCTGGCTGGCGCGCATTTTCCAACACGAGATCGACCACCTGGATGGGATTTTGTTTGTCGACCGGGCAGAAAAGGTCTGGCAGGCTGCCGAGCACCAGGGTCAGGTCAGTCCAGACCGGGTATAA
- a CDS encoding 16S rRNA (guanine(527)-N(7))-methyltransferase RsmG — translation MKELALYAQQKLDIHLTRSQLAALSLYERELLDWNTRFNLTAIRNPHEIHIKHFLDSLTCLLVMRESAFGRFIDVGTGAGFPGIPIKILYPKVQLTLVESVGKKAEFCRHVVKILALPEVEVVQERAEVLGQDQNYREQYDWAVARAVAILPVLAEYLLPLVRVGGTVLAMKGESGPAEAHAAEHALRMLGGHLRQLLPVTLPGVVEERYLVVIDKVAATPAAYPRKVGMPAKQPL, via the coding sequence ATGAAGGAATTGGCTCTATATGCCCAGCAAAAGCTGGACATTCACCTGACACGTTCCCAACTAGCCGCCCTGTCGCTGTATGAGCGCGAGCTTCTGGATTGGAATACACGCTTCAACCTGACCGCCATCCGCAACCCGCATGAAATTCATATCAAGCACTTCCTTGACTCGCTTACCTGCCTGCTAGTGATGCGTGAATCGGCCTTTGGGCGGTTTATTGACGTTGGTACCGGGGCAGGTTTCCCGGGAATCCCGATTAAGATCCTGTATCCGAAGGTTCAGCTAACCTTAGTGGAATCGGTTGGGAAAAAAGCAGAGTTCTGCCGGCACGTGGTGAAGATCCTGGCCTTACCCGAGGTGGAGGTCGTCCAGGAACGCGCCGAGGTGTTAGGGCAGGACCAGAATTATCGTGAACAGTATGATTGGGCGGTCGCCCGGGCGGTTGCCATCCTGCCCGTCCTGGCAGAATATCTGCTACCCCTGGTGCGCGTGGGAGGCACGGTGCTGGCAATGAAAGGCGAAAGTGGCCCGGCCGAAGCCCATGCTGCCGAGCATGCCCTGCGCATGCTGGGGGGACACCTGCGCCAGCTCCTGCCGGTCACCCTGCCCGGCGTGGTTGAAGAACGCTATCTGGTGGTGATCGATAAAGTTGCTGCCACCCCCGCTGCCTACCCCCGTAAGGTGGGCATGCCTGCCAAGCAACCTCTATAA
- a CDS encoding metallophosphoesterase: protein MRTLIISDIHANLNALEAVLADAGEFDAAWCLGDLVGYGPNPNECIERIRGLSNLQCIMGNHDAAAVGAIEVDAFNPDARKTVLWTQERLTLANMEYLKNLPERIKLDYITLVHGSPFKPIWEYLLDTRSATISFEFFDTPYCFVGHTHLPVLYYLPDDRLTAQLIVPEHVSQMTLAPRAILNPGSVGQPRDRDARSAYAILNMDDLTWEWHRVSYDIQDVQERMRRENLPERHISRLSAGW from the coding sequence ATGCGAACCCTAATCATCTCTGATATTCATGCGAACCTCAATGCCCTCGAAGCAGTTTTAGCGGACGCCGGGGAGTTCGACGCCGCCTGGTGCCTGGGGGACCTGGTCGGTTATGGCCCTAACCCCAACGAATGCATCGAGCGTATCCGCGGGCTCAGCAACCTGCAGTGCATCATGGGGAATCACGATGCCGCTGCAGTGGGGGCCATCGAAGTGGATGCTTTCAACCCGGACGCACGCAAGACCGTCCTATGGACGCAGGAACGCCTTACCCTGGCCAACATGGAGTATTTAAAAAACCTACCTGAGCGGATCAAACTCGACTATATCACCCTGGTGCATGGCAGCCCTTTCAAACCAATCTGGGAATATTTGCTGGATACCCGTTCTGCCACGATCAGCTTCGAGTTCTTCGACACCCCCTACTGTTTTGTTGGCCACACACACCTGCCAGTGTTATATTACCTGCCTGACGACCGGCTGACCGCCCAGCTGATCGTGCCTGAACACGTCTCACAAATGACCTTGGCCCCGCGGGCCATCCTCAACCCAGGGTCGGTCGGGCAGCCGCGCGACCGTGATGCGCGCTCCGCTTATGCCATCCTCAATATGGATGATTTAACCTGGGAGTGGCACCGGGTGAGCTATGATATCCAGGACGTGCAAGAGCGCATGCGCCGTGAGAACTTGCCTGAGAGGCATATTAGCAGGCTTTCGGCAGGTTGGTAG
- a CDS encoding LLM class flavin-dependent oxidoreductase — MLRPEQEDAMKFGAALPYGSAKAAARLARIAEEAGWDGIFLGDAIWLEDPMVCLAAAAMTTKRIRLGTMVIPVPLRRPWKLASESIALDQLSDGRLILGLGAGAVWMGWQAFPDEPTDKKARAGMLDETIDILTLLFQRIPFDYDGKHYHIKLTELDESYYPPKPIQQPRIPMWVPGIWPRMKSMRRILKCDGLLPQKMNSTGEFEAVTPTDLRQMKDYIDANRSLTTPFDYVVEGNRAELNQEEAIEKVNQWAEAGATWWIEGLWETSEEDAAARLRQGPPRMV, encoded by the coding sequence ATGCTCCGACCTGAACAGGAGGATGCCATGAAATTTGGAGCTGCTTTGCCCTACGGCAGCGCAAAAGCGGCTGCCCGTCTGGCGCGTATCGCTGAAGAAGCGGGTTGGGATGGCATCTTCCTGGGAGATGCCATCTGGCTAGAAGACCCGATGGTGTGCCTGGCAGCGGCAGCCATGACCACTAAGCGCATCCGCCTGGGCACCATGGTTATCCCAGTGCCCTTGCGCCGCCCGTGGAAACTGGCCAGCGAGTCAATTGCCCTGGATCAACTATCAGACGGCCGCCTGATACTCGGCCTCGGTGCCGGGGCAGTCTGGATGGGTTGGCAAGCCTTCCCCGATGAGCCAACGGATAAAAAAGCCCGCGCCGGCATGCTGGACGAGACCATCGACATCCTGACCCTGCTTTTCCAGCGTATACCGTTCGATTATGATGGCAAGCATTACCACATTAAGCTAACCGAGCTGGATGAGAGCTACTATCCCCCAAAGCCCATCCAGCAGCCGCGCATCCCCATGTGGGTACCGGGTATCTGGCCGCGCATGAAATCGATGCGCCGCATCCTCAAGTGCGACGGATTGTTGCCTCAGAAGATGAACAGCACAGGCGAATTTGAGGCCGTTACCCCGACTGACCTGCGCCAGATGAAAGATTACATCGATGCCAACCGAAGCCTGACCACACCATTTGACTATGTGGTTGAAGGAAACCGCGCTGAGCTTAACCAGGAAGAAGCCATTGAAAAGGTCAACCAATGGGCAGAAGCGGGGGCCACCTGGTGGATCGAAGGCTTATGGGAGACAAGCGAAGAAGACGCAGCTGCTCGCCTGCGCCAAGGGCCACCGAGAATGGTCTGA
- a CDS encoding tRNA uridine(34) 5-carboxymethylaminomethyl modification radical SAM/GNAT enzyme Elp3, translating to MDRENWLKSRQYTPQMLEQACEVLEEVRRGAPVDKALRRHPSPAGGYLAKHVLVAAYRTLVDSGDWQPDPAVLERIRMKPVRTLSGVTTVTVLTKPYPCPGKCIFCPTDVRMPKSYLPDEPGARRGVEHDFDPFGQVSSRLLALESVGHPTDKVELLILGGSWCAYRRNYHEWFIKRCFDAMNGQESQTLVEAQALNETAASRNVGLVIETRPTDIKPSELRWLRQLGVTKVQMGAQSLDDRLLQLNQRGHSLADTKYAVALLRAAGFKVVLHWMPNLLGATPESDRVDFARLWDDLCPDEIKIYPTQLLANAELYEYWRRGEYTPYTTEELICLIADLKPTIPRYCRVNRVVRDIPSDNVVEGNKRTSLRLDVQEELKRRGTACQCIRCREVGKQAVATDTLQLDDLVYTAGGAEEHFLSFVTPEDKLAGFLRLSLPGANAPSPDFSDLEDAAIIREVHVFGQSLAVGAEQDGAAQHAGLGTVLLQRAQEISLERGFKRLAVISAIGTRLYYLERGFSRGEFYLIKEVNNL from the coding sequence ATGGATCGAGAAAACTGGCTAAAATCACGCCAATATACCCCGCAAATGCTCGAGCAAGCCTGTGAGGTGCTGGAAGAAGTGAGGCGTGGCGCCCCGGTGGATAAAGCCCTGCGCCGTCATCCCAGCCCTGCAGGCGGCTACCTTGCCAAGCACGTCTTGGTGGCAGCCTATCGCACGCTGGTCGATTCCGGTGATTGGCAACCGGACCCGGCTGTTTTGGAGCGCATTCGCATGAAACCGGTACGCACCCTTTCGGGTGTGACCACGGTGACTGTGCTGACCAAGCCCTACCCCTGCCCGGGAAAGTGTATCTTCTGTCCGACGGATGTACGCATGCCGAAAAGTTATTTGCCGGATGAGCCCGGAGCGCGGCGGGGTGTGGAGCATGATTTCGATCCTTTCGGCCAGGTTTCCAGCCGCCTGCTGGCCCTCGAATCGGTCGGGCACCCCACTGACAAGGTGGAGTTGCTCATCCTGGGTGGCTCGTGGTGCGCCTATCGCCGCAACTACCACGAATGGTTCATCAAACGCTGCTTTGATGCCATGAATGGCCAGGAATCACAGACCCTGGTAGAGGCCCAGGCACTTAACGAAACCGCCGCTAGCCGGAATGTGGGCTTGGTGATTGAGACCCGCCCGACCGACATCAAACCCTCTGAGCTCCGCTGGCTGCGTCAGTTGGGTGTCACCAAGGTGCAGATGGGAGCGCAGAGCCTGGATGATCGCCTTCTCCAGCTGAACCAGCGCGGCCATTCCCTGGCCGATACGAAATACGCGGTGGCTTTGCTCAGGGCGGCTGGTTTCAAGGTCGTGCTGCACTGGATGCCGAACTTGCTGGGTGCTACACCCGAATCTGACCGTGTGGATTTCGCCCGCTTGTGGGATGACCTGTGCCCGGATGAGATCAAGATTTACCCCACCCAGCTGCTGGCGAATGCTGAGCTCTATGAATACTGGAGGCGAGGCGAATATACCCCGTATACCACCGAAGAGCTGATCTGCCTGATCGCTGACCTCAAACCTACCATCCCACGTTACTGCCGGGTGAACCGGGTCGTGCGTGACATCCCCTCCGATAACGTGGTGGAGGGTAACAAGCGCACCAGCCTTCGCCTGGACGTCCAGGAAGAGCTGAAACGCAGGGGCACTGCTTGCCAGTGCATACGTTGCCGGGAAGTAGGTAAGCAAGCAGTGGCAACCGACACCTTGCAGTTGGATGACCTGGTTTACACCGCAGGCGGCGCAGAAGAGCATTTCTTATCATTTGTAACCCCCGAGGATAAGCTGGCGGGCTTTTTACGCTTATCCCTACCCGGAGCAAACGCTCCTTCGCCTGATTTTTCAGACCTGGAAGATGCAGCCATCATCCGCGAAGTGCACGTATTTGGGCAAAGTCTGGCGGTGGGCGCAGAGCAGGACGGGGCTGCCCAGCACGCCGGTTTGGGGACGGTGCTGCTCCAACGCGCCCAGGAGATTTCCCTTGAAAGGGGGTTTAAACGCCTGGCAGTCATCTCCGCCATCGGTACCCGGCTGTATTATCTGGAGCGGGGGTTCAGTAGGGGTGAGTTTTATCTTATTAAAGAGGTGAATAATTTGTGA
- a CDS encoding formate--tetrahydrofolate ligase (catalyzes the formation of 10-formyltetrahydrofolate from formate and tetrahydrofolate), with protein MSPKGGSRPFVPSKLNLRIPVPSDIDIAQEAVLKPISVIAEEVGLLPEELEYHGEYKAKVRLSVLERLKDVPDGKYIEVTAITPTPLGEGKSTTMMGLSQALGAFLGKRVFTCIRQPSQGPTFGIKGGAAGGGYSQVVPMEDFNLHLTGDIHAITAANNLLAAAIDARMLHERATPDDEKLFNALCPADKTGARRFSISMLRRLKKLGINKTDPNELTVEERKRFARLDIDPANITFRRVVDTNDRLLRTITIGQGPEEAGNERQTGFDITVASEIMAILALTTDLADMRDRMGRIVIGTSTAGEAVTAEDLGVAGAMTVLMKDAIMPNLMQSLEGTPVFVHAGPFANIAHGQNSIIADKIALKLADYVVTESGFGADIGMEKFFDVKCRTSGLIPQVTVIVATVRALKMHGGGPRVVAGKPLDHAYTTENLDLLRAGLGNMQHHIRNAKKFGVNVVVAVNSFKDDTDAEVELIRQAAAEAGAEDAVVCRHWMEGGKGAIKLGEAVIKAAEKPTNFKFLYPLEWSIKQKIEIICKDIYGADGVEYTPEAERKIALYNKLGFDKLPLCMAKTHLSLSHDPALKGVPKGYKIPIRDIRASVGAGFLYPLLGEMRTMPGLPTRPVFYDVDLDLETGRVLGLF; from the coding sequence ATGAGTCCGAAAGGTGGTTCACGTCCATTTGTCCCATCCAAGCTAAATTTGCGCATTCCTGTCCCTTCAGATATTGATATTGCCCAGGAAGCCGTGCTAAAACCTATCTCGGTGATCGCAGAGGAAGTTGGCCTATTGCCCGAGGAGCTCGAATATCATGGTGAGTATAAGGCCAAGGTACGCTTGAGTGTATTGGAACGCCTCAAGGACGTGCCCGACGGCAAATATATCGAAGTCACCGCCATCACTCCCACGCCGCTGGGCGAGGGTAAAAGCACCACTATGATGGGCTTGAGCCAGGCGCTGGGGGCATTCCTGGGTAAGAGAGTGTTCACCTGCATCCGCCAGCCATCACAAGGTCCGACCTTTGGCATCAAGGGTGGGGCAGCAGGCGGTGGCTACAGCCAGGTGGTGCCCATGGAAGATTTCAACCTGCACTTGACGGGTGACATCCATGCCATCACCGCTGCCAACAACCTGCTGGCAGCGGCTATTGATGCGCGCATGCTGCACGAACGGGCTACGCCTGACGATGAGAAGCTCTTCAACGCCCTGTGCCCAGCGGATAAGACGGGGGCGCGCAGGTTCTCCATTTCCATGCTTCGCCGACTTAAAAAGCTGGGGATCAACAAGACTGACCCGAACGAGCTGACTGTAGAGGAACGCAAGCGCTTTGCCCGGCTGGATATTGACCCGGCCAACATCACCTTCCGCCGTGTAGTGGATACCAATGATCGCCTTCTGCGCACCATCACGATTGGGCAGGGGCCTGAAGAAGCGGGCAATGAGCGCCAGACCGGCTTCGACATCACCGTGGCCAGCGAGATCATGGCTATCCTAGCCCTCACCACCGACCTGGCCGATATGCGCGACCGTATGGGGCGCATTGTGATCGGTACCAGTACGGCTGGTGAAGCCGTCACCGCTGAGGATTTAGGCGTGGCAGGCGCCATGACCGTCTTAATGAAGGACGCCATCATGCCCAACCTGATGCAGTCGTTGGAAGGCACACCCGTGTTTGTTCATGCCGGGCCTTTTGCCAATATTGCCCATGGGCAGAACTCGATCATCGCCGATAAGATCGCCCTCAAGCTGGCGGATTACGTGGTAACTGAATCAGGCTTCGGGGCCGATATTGGCATGGAAAAGTTCTTTGACGTCAAGTGCCGCACCTCCGGCTTGATCCCCCAGGTGACGGTGATTGTGGCCACCGTGCGGGCACTGAAGATGCACGGCGGTGGACCCAGGGTGGTGGCGGGAAAGCCGCTGGATCATGCCTACACGACTGAGAATTTGGACCTGCTGCGAGCTGGCTTGGGGAATATGCAGCACCACATCCGCAACGCCAAAAAGTTTGGTGTGAACGTAGTGGTGGCGGTTAACTCCTTCAAGGACGACACCGACGCCGAGGTGGAGCTCATCCGCCAGGCAGCTGCGGAAGCAGGGGCTGAAGATGCGGTGGTGTGCCGGCACTGGATGGAGGGCGGTAAGGGCGCCATCAAGCTGGGTGAGGCTGTCATCAAGGCTGCCGAAAAACCGACTAACTTCAAGTTCCTGTATCCCCTGGAGTGGTCGATCAAGCAGAAGATCGAGATCATCTGCAAGGACATCTACGGGGCTGATGGCGTGGAGTACACACCCGAAGCCGAACGGAAGATCGCGCTGTACAACAAGCTGGGCTTCGACAAGCTCCCGCTGTGCATGGCCAAGACCCACCTCAGCCTGAGCCACGACCCCGCCTTGAAGGGCGTGCCCAAGGGTTACAAGATCCCCATCCGCGACATCCGCGCCTCCGTGGGGGCGGGCTTCCTGTACCCGTTGCTGGGCGAGATGCGTACCATGCCCGGCTTGCCTACCCGGCCCGTGTTCTATGACGTCGACCTGGACCTGGAAACCGGGCGCGTGTTAGGCCTGTTCTAA
- a CDS encoding excinuclease ABC subunit C, which produces MEISEHLQGILDTAPLKPGCYLMKDADGKVIYVGKAVVLRNRLRSYFHSSAQEDRKTRKLVSHIAEIEWIVVGSELEALILEMNLIKKYRPHYNVRLVDDKSYPYIKVHWNDPFPKLTVTRQMVQDGSRYYGPYTSVWAVHQTLDVLRHIFPYLTCDRVITGKDERACLYYDIKLCCAPCIGKIDQAGYRQMIDDLGQFLEGHTEPIVSRLRVEMEQASEQLLFEWAATLRDQIQSIERVVEKQKVVSSEYIDSDVIAMARTNGEACLQVFFIRNGKLIGREYFLMEGAEETPDKEVIGDFITQFYNQSPSVPAQVLLPQEIEEMNIIREWLNTKRGGQKVEIHIPKEGPQQELIQMAAENATATLEALEAQWHADTHRQEQSLGELKTYLNLAGIPNRIECYDISNTQGTAAVGSMVVFGQGVPKKNLYRRFNIRSVAGPDDFASMEEVLTRRFNRWKAAQELAENPGEKPDPAFAILPDLLIVDGGKGQLGRAVKVLEKFELTGKFFVAGLAKQNEELFVPEQAVPIVLPRHSQALYLIQRVRDEAHRFAITAHRNRRDKAGVASQLDSIPGIGPSRRKALLARFGDIDGIREAPIEELESVKGMTEKLAQAVKENL; this is translated from the coding sequence ATGGAGATATCTGAACATCTGCAAGGCATCCTAGATACTGCCCCGCTCAAGCCGGGCTGCTACCTGATGAAGGATGCCGACGGAAAAGTGATTTACGTCGGTAAGGCAGTCGTCTTGCGTAACCGACTGCGCTCGTATTTTCACTCCAGCGCCCAGGAGGACCGCAAGACGCGCAAACTGGTCAGTCACATCGCGGAGATCGAGTGGATCGTAGTTGGTTCGGAACTCGAGGCACTGATCCTCGAGATGAACCTGATCAAAAAATACCGGCCGCATTACAACGTAAGGCTGGTGGACGATAAGAGCTACCCATACATCAAGGTACACTGGAATGATCCCTTCCCCAAGCTGACGGTGACGCGGCAGATGGTGCAGGATGGCTCGCGTTATTACGGACCCTACACCAGCGTGTGGGCGGTGCATCAAACCCTGGATGTGCTGCGCCACATTTTCCCCTACCTGACCTGCGACCGGGTGATCACCGGCAAGGATGAACGGGCCTGCCTTTATTATGACATCAAGCTATGCTGCGCCCCGTGCATCGGGAAGATCGACCAGGCTGGCTACCGGCAAATGATCGACGACCTGGGCCAGTTCCTGGAAGGACATACCGAGCCCATCGTGTCGCGCCTGAGGGTGGAGATGGAACAGGCTTCGGAGCAGCTGCTATTCGAGTGGGCGGCAACCCTGCGCGACCAGATTCAATCCATCGAGCGGGTGGTCGAGAAGCAGAAGGTCGTCTCCAGTGAATATATCGATTCGGATGTGATCGCCATGGCGCGCACAAATGGCGAAGCCTGCCTGCAGGTATTCTTCATCCGCAACGGCAAGCTGATCGGGCGCGAATACTTCCTGATGGAAGGAGCGGAAGAAACCCCCGATAAGGAAGTGATCGGTGATTTCATCACCCAGTTTTACAACCAGAGCCCCTCGGTGCCCGCCCAGGTGCTCCTGCCGCAGGAAATCGAGGAAATGAACATCATCCGCGAATGGCTGAACACGAAACGTGGCGGTCAAAAAGTGGAGATCCATATCCCCAAGGAAGGCCCTCAGCAGGAGCTAATCCAGATGGCAGCCGAGAACGCAACTGCCACCCTGGAAGCCCTGGAAGCCCAGTGGCATGCTGATACCCACCGCCAGGAGCAATCGCTGGGAGAATTGAAAACCTATTTGAACCTGGCAGGCATCCCCAACCGCATCGAGTGTTACGATATCTCAAACACCCAGGGGACTGCTGCAGTGGGAAGCATGGTGGTCTTTGGCCAGGGAGTGCCCAAAAAGAACCTGTACCGGCGGTTCAATATCCGCAGCGTAGCAGGCCCAGACGATTTCGCCAGCATGGAGGAAGTGCTCACCCGGCGTTTCAACCGCTGGAAAGCTGCCCAGGAGCTGGCTGAAAACCCGGGCGAGAAACCCGACCCTGCCTTTGCCATCCTGCCCGACCTGCTGATCGTCGATGGCGGCAAGGGCCAGCTGGGACGGGCGGTGAAAGTGCTGGAGAAATTCGAGCTCACTGGCAAGTTCTTCGTCGCAGGCCTGGCCAAGCAAAATGAAGAACTGTTCGTACCCGAGCAAGCGGTACCCATCGTACTGCCACGTCACTCGCAGGCCCTGTACCTGATCCAACGCGTGCGCGATGAAGCGCATCGCTTCGCCATCACCGCCCACCGCAACCGGCGCGATAAAGCCGGGGTAGCTTCGCAGCTCGATTCCATACCCGGCATCGGTCCGAGCCGCCGCAAAGCGCTGTTGGCTCGTTTTGGCGATATCGACGGCATCCGCGAAGCGCCCATCGAAGAACTCGAGTCAGTCAAAGGCATGACTGAGAAGCTGGCACAGGCGGTCAAGGAGAACCTATGA
- a CDS encoding ABC transporter, translating to MGFHGGGWFSYLSSTGEKPKVTLGLLRRVMAYSKPYRWKLVAMLLLILVSTGLALLTPLILRNLIDKTIPSGNITQLILLALALLLIPAVGGLLGVVQRRLNATVGEGVIYDLRVALYSRLQRMSLHFFTNTRLGELMSRLNNDVVGAQNAISNTIVSIITNIVQAAAVLVVMLTLEWRLTLISIIILPLFILAARHMGGRLRDISRRQLEANAQMNATMNETLNIGGALLVKLFGRVDTEVQRFEGRAAQVRDLGIGRAFLGAIFFIIIGLVSAVGTALVYGIGGYLVMQNAFTIGTIVAFGAYMSSLYGALQGLTNAPVDFATSVVSFERVFEVIDLPHDIQEKPDALALSAVRGELVFEHVTFRYDTDGKALLSDVKRYGRMDNVDAVLSGEPQPQKAPTPKTIETQPVGDVEEPGHNQARLNALEDVSFIAQPGQLVALVGPSGAGKTTLTYLIPRLYDPTSGRILLDGHDLRDVTLDSLSAQIGMVTQETHLFHDTIRTNLLYARLDASQAGLEAACVAANIHDFIASLPDGYDTIVGERGYRLSGGEKQRVALARVILKDPRILVLDEATSSLDSESEMLIQEALKRVMVGRTSIVIAHRLSTILAADMILVMDRGSIVERGTHRELLAKGGLYAQLYETQFSCEREMA from the coding sequence ATGGGATTTCATGGTGGTGGTTGGTTTTCATACCTCAGCTCAACCGGCGAAAAGCCCAAGGTGACCCTGGGGTTGTTACGGCGGGTGATGGCTTATTCAAAACCTTACCGCTGGAAGTTGGTGGCTATGCTGTTGCTCATCCTGGTTTCCACCGGCCTGGCCCTGCTCACCCCGCTCATCCTGCGCAATTTAATCGATAAGACCATCCCCTCTGGTAACATCACACAGCTCATCCTGCTGGCACTTGCCCTGCTGCTTATCCCGGCAGTGGGAGGCTTGCTGGGTGTTGTCCAACGGCGCCTTAATGCCACGGTCGGTGAGGGGGTTATCTACGACCTGCGGGTAGCCCTGTATAGCCGCCTTCAGCGCATGTCGCTGCATTTTTTTACCAACACCCGCTTGGGCGAGTTAATGAGCCGGCTCAACAACGACGTGGTGGGTGCCCAGAATGCCATCAGCAACACCATCGTGAGCATCATCACCAACATCGTCCAGGCCGCCGCCGTGCTGGTGGTCATGCTCACCCTGGAGTGGCGCCTGACCCTGATCAGCATCATTATCCTGCCGCTTTTCATCCTGGCTGCCCGCCATATGGGAGGTCGCCTGCGTGATATCTCGCGGCGCCAGCTGGAAGCCAATGCCCAGATGAACGCCACCATGAACGAAACCCTCAACATTGGCGGTGCACTGCTGGTCAAGTTGTTTGGCCGGGTGGACACGGAAGTGCAGCGCTTTGAGGGTCGGGCTGCCCAGGTGCGCGATCTGGGGATCGGCAGGGCTTTCCTGGGCGCCATTTTCTTCATTATCATAGGTTTGGTCAGCGCAGTCGGTACAGCCTTGGTTTATGGCATTGGGGGCTACCTGGTGATGCAGAATGCTTTCACCATCGGCACCATCGTTGCCTTCGGGGCATATATGTCCAGCCTGTACGGCGCCTTGCAAGGTCTCACCAACGCCCCGGTTGATTTTGCCACATCGGTGGTCAGCTTCGAGCGCGTTTTTGAGGTCATCGATCTGCCGCACGACATCCAGGAAAAACCCGATGCGCTTGCCCTGAGTGCTGTGCGCGGTGAGCTGGTCTTTGAACACGTCACCTTCCGCTATGACACGGATGGCAAAGCCCTGCTGAGCGATGTAAAGCGCTACGGCCGCATGGATAATGTCGATGCGGTGCTTTCCGGAGAGCCTCAACCCCAGAAGGCCCCCACCCCCAAAACCATAGAGACCCAACCCGTTGGCGATGTGGAAGAGCCTGGCCATAACCAGGCGCGCTTGAACGCCCTGGAAGATGTGAGCTTTATCGCCCAGCCAGGCCAGCTGGTTGCCCTGGTAGGGCCCAGTGGAGCGGGCAAGACCACCCTCACTTACCTGATCCCGCGCTTGTACGACCCCACCAGCGGGCGCATCCTGCTGGATGGCCACGATCTGCGTGATGTAACCCTAGATTCACTCTCGGCCCAGATCGGCATGGTGACCCAGGAGACGCACCTGTTCCACGATACCATCCGCACCAACCTGCTATATGCTAGGCTGGATGCTTCCCAGGCCGGGCTGGAGGCAGCCTGTGTGGCGGCCAATATCCATGACTTTATCGCAAGCCTGCCCGATGGCTACGATACGATTGTGGGTGAGCGTGGCTATCGCCTGAGCGGCGGCGAGAAACAGCGCGTGGCCCTGGCGCGCGTCATCCTCAAAGACCCACGCATCCTGGTATTGGATGAAGCCACCAGCAGCCTGGACAGCGAGTCGGAGATGCTCATCCAGGAAGCCCTCAAGCGCGTGATGGTGGGTCGTACCAGCATCGTGATTGCCCACCGCCTCAGCACCATCCTGGCCGCAGATATGATCCTGGTCATGGATCGCGGCAGCATCGTCGAACGCGGCACCCACCGTGAGTTACTGGCTAAGGGTGGGCTGTATGCCCAGCTTTATGAAACCCAATTCAGTTGTGAGAGAGAAATGGCATGA